In Canis lupus dingo isolate Sandy chromosome 1, ASM325472v2, whole genome shotgun sequence, a single genomic region encodes these proteins:
- the PTGR3 gene encoding prostaglandin reductase 3, producing the protein MLRLAPAGARAIVDMSYARHFLDFQGSDIPRAMQKLAVTRLSPNFREAVTLLRDCPVPLPGDRDLLVRNRFVGVNASDINYSAGRYDPSVKTPFDVGFEGVGEVVALGLSASARYTVGQAVAYMAPGSFAEYTVVPASAAAPVPSVKPEYVTLPVSGTTAYISLNELGGLSEGKKVLVTAAAGGTGQFAVQLAKKAKCHVIGTCSSDKKSAFLKSIGCDRPINYHTEHVSTVLKQEYPTGVDVVYESVGGAMFDLAVDALAIKGRLIVIGFVSGYQTPTGLSPVKAGTLPAKLLKKSASVQGFFLNHSLSKYQAAMDHLLKMYAGGDLVCEVDLGDLSVEGRFRGLESVFRAVDYMYMGKNTGKIVVELPRSVNSKL; encoded by the exons ATGCTGCGGCTGGCGCCCGCCGGGGCCCGAGCCATCGTGGACATGTCGTACGCCCGCCACTTCCTGGACTTCCAGGGCTCCGACATCCCCCGCGCCATGCAGAAGCTGGCGGTGACCCGGCTGAGCCCCAACTTCCGCGAGGCCGTCACCCTGCTCCGGGACTGCCCGGTGCCGCTCCCCGGGGACCGAGACCTCCTCGTCCGGAACCG atttgTCGGTGTTAATGCATCTGACATCAACTATTCAGCTGGCCGATACGACCCTTCAGTCAAGACCCCCTTTGATGTAGGTTTTGAAGGTGTGGGAGAGGTGGTGGCCTTAGGCCTCTCTGCTAGTGCCAGGTACACTGTGGGCCAAGCTGTGGCATACATGGCACCCGGCTCTTTTGCTGAGTATACTGTGGTGCCTGCGAGTGCCGCAGCTCCGGTGCCCTCCGTGAAACCTGAGTATGTCACCCTGCCAGTAAGTGGTACCACCGCATATATCAGCCTCAACGAGCTCGGAGGACtgtcagaagggaaaaaagttCTGGTGACAGCAGCAGCTGGGGGGACAGGCCAGTTTGCTGTGCAGCTTGCAAAGAAGGCCAAGTGCCATGTTATTGGAACCTGCTCTTCTGACAAAAAGTCTGCTTTTCTGAAATCGATTGGCTGTGATCGTCCCATCAACTATCACACTGAGCATGTCAGTACTGTCCTGAAGCAGGAGTACCCCACAGGTGTCGATGTGGTGTATGAATCCGTCGGGGGAGCCATGTTTGACTTGGCCGTAGATGCCTTAGCTATCAAAGGGCGCTTGATAGTAATTGGGTTTGTCTCTGGCTACCAAACTCCTACTGGCCTTTCGCCTGTGAAAGCAGGAACATTACCAGCCAAACTGCTGAAGAAATCTGCCAGCGTCCAGGGCTTCTTCTTGAACCATTCCCTTTCTAAGTATCAAGCAGCCATGGACCACTTGCTCAAGATGTATGCGGGTGGAGACCTGGTTTGTGAGGTGGACCTCGGAGATCTGTCTGTGGAGGGCAGGTTTCGTGGCCTGGAGTCTGTATTCCGGGCTGTTGATTATATGTACATGGgaaaaaacactggaaaaattGTAGTTGAATTACCTCGCTCTGTCAACAGTAAGCTGTGA